The following proteins come from a genomic window of Geothrix edaphica:
- a CDS encoding efflux RND transporter permease subunit — protein MVNFFIDRPIFAWVVAIVMMLAGLLAIKTLPISQYPPVAPPSISVDAFYPGASAKTVENTVTQIIEQKMTGLDRLLYMSASSDSAGHGSVTLTFQPGTDPDAAWAKVQNKLELAKPLMPQVVQQMGIAVTKSTKNIFMILSITSTDGSMNAEDLRDYLASSVENVISRVEGVGEVLSFGTQYAMRIWLNPDKMVGYRITPDDIRQAVRAYNAQISAGQAGGLPAVKNQRLNVTVNVQELLQTPEQFGAIPLRINPDGSTIRLRDVARTELGTESYESDTKLNGQPAAGMLIRLASGANALDTSKLVKGKLNELAPYFPPGVRVDYPYETTPFVSVAIEEVVKTLIEAVILVFLVMLLFLGNFRATLIPTIAVPVVLLGTFAILQYVGMSINMLTMFAMVLAIGLLVDDAIVVVENVERIMHEEGLSPLEATRKSMGQITSALVGIGLVLSAVFGPMAFFGGSTGIIFRQFSFTLITAMMLSVVVALVLTPSLCVTFLKPIEKGHEAAEKGWKVTRPFFLWFDRFYTKINHIFVGQLERVLSKWGRYAVIYGAIVVGMGVLFLRLPTAFLPEEDQGIIMTLVQLPAGSTMEQTQKVMSEVQHYFQDDEKEAVASCLTVGGFSVAGRGQNNGMAFVKLKDWHLRDRSELKAEAVIRRAMRTFSSRRDAMVFAVAPPAILELGNATGFDFQLQDRAGVGHAKLMEARNQLLGLAAQNANLKAVRPNGLDDQPEYNVRLNQDRAGALGIPLPAISDTLASAWGGSYVNDFINRGRVKRVYMQADAPFRMQLEDLNKLYVRNTAGAMVPFSAFSAGEWSYGSPNLQRYNSFPSVNIQGEPAAGKSTGDAMLAMEDLAKKLPSGIGFEWTGLSYQERQAGAQAPALYAVSILVIFLCLAALYESWTIPFSILLVLPVGVFGAVLATWGRGLSSDVYFQIGLLTTLGLTAKNAILIVQFAEEQMAQGAGLLEAAMEASRLRLRPILMTSLAFTFGVLPMALTRGAGAAAQNAIGTGVVGGMLTATFIAIFYIPLSFVLVSQLFRKKAQEPAPAHAPVSEEGQP, from the coding sequence ATGGTCAATTTCTTCATCGATCGGCCCATCTTCGCCTGGGTGGTCGCCATCGTCATGATGCTGGCCGGCCTCCTGGCCATCAAGACGCTGCCCATCTCCCAGTACCCGCCCGTGGCCCCGCCCTCCATCTCCGTGGACGCCTTCTACCCGGGCGCCTCCGCGAAGACCGTGGAGAACACCGTCACCCAGATCATCGAGCAGAAGATGACGGGCCTGGACCGCCTGCTCTACATGTCCGCCTCCAGCGACTCGGCGGGCCACGGCAGCGTCACGCTCACCTTCCAGCCCGGCACGGATCCCGACGCCGCCTGGGCCAAGGTCCAGAACAAGCTGGAGCTGGCCAAGCCCCTGATGCCCCAGGTCGTGCAGCAGATGGGCATCGCCGTCACGAAATCCACCAAGAACATCTTCATGATCCTGTCCATCACCTCGACGGACGGCAGCATGAACGCCGAGGACCTGCGCGACTACCTGGCCTCGAGCGTGGAGAACGTCATCAGCCGCGTGGAGGGCGTCGGCGAGGTCCTGTCCTTCGGCACCCAGTACGCCATGCGGATCTGGCTCAACCCCGACAAGATGGTGGGCTACCGCATCACCCCCGACGACATCCGCCAGGCGGTGCGGGCCTACAACGCCCAGATCTCCGCCGGCCAGGCGGGCGGCCTTCCGGCCGTCAAGAACCAGCGGCTGAACGTGACCGTGAACGTGCAGGAGCTCCTGCAGACGCCGGAACAGTTCGGGGCCATCCCCCTGCGCATCAACCCCGACGGCTCCACCATCCGCCTGCGGGACGTGGCCCGCACCGAGCTGGGAACGGAGTCCTACGAAAGCGACACGAAGCTCAACGGGCAGCCGGCCGCCGGCATGCTCATCCGCCTGGCCTCGGGCGCCAATGCCCTCGACACCTCCAAGCTCGTGAAGGGCAAACTCAATGAGCTCGCCCCCTATTTCCCGCCAGGCGTCCGGGTCGACTACCCCTATGAGACGACCCCCTTCGTATCCGTGGCCATCGAAGAGGTGGTGAAGACCCTCATCGAGGCCGTGATCCTCGTCTTCCTGGTCATGCTCCTCTTCCTCGGGAACTTCCGCGCCACCCTGATCCCGACCATCGCCGTCCCCGTGGTGCTCCTGGGCACCTTCGCGATCCTGCAGTACGTGGGCATGTCCATCAACATGCTCACCATGTTCGCCATGGTGCTGGCCATCGGCCTCCTGGTGGACGATGCCATCGTCGTGGTCGAGAACGTCGAGCGCATCATGCACGAGGAGGGCCTGTCGCCGCTGGAGGCCACCCGGAAGTCCATGGGCCAGATCACCAGCGCCCTGGTGGGCATCGGCCTGGTACTGTCCGCGGTGTTCGGCCCCATGGCCTTCTTCGGCGGGTCCACGGGCATCATCTTCCGGCAGTTCTCCTTCACCCTCATCACCGCCATGATGCTGTCCGTGGTGGTGGCCCTGGTCCTCACGCCCTCCCTCTGCGTCACGTTCCTGAAGCCCATCGAGAAGGGCCACGAGGCCGCCGAGAAGGGGTGGAAGGTCACGCGCCCCTTCTTCCTGTGGTTCGACCGGTTCTACACCAAGATCAACCACATCTTCGTGGGCCAGCTGGAACGCGTGCTCTCCAAGTGGGGCCGCTACGCCGTCATCTACGGCGCGATCGTGGTCGGCATGGGGGTGCTGTTCCTGCGGCTGCCCACCGCCTTCCTGCCCGAGGAGGACCAGGGCATCATCATGACCCTCGTCCAGCTCCCCGCCGGGTCCACCATGGAGCAGACCCAGAAGGTCATGTCGGAAGTGCAGCACTACTTCCAGGACGATGAGAAGGAGGCGGTGGCCTCCTGCCTGACGGTGGGCGGATTCAGCGTGGCCGGACGCGGCCAGAACAACGGCATGGCCTTCGTCAAGCTCAAGGACTGGCACCTCCGGGACCGCTCCGAACTGAAGGCCGAGGCGGTCATCCGCCGGGCCATGCGCACCTTCTCCTCGCGCCGGGATGCCATGGTCTTCGCCGTGGCCCCGCCCGCCATCCTGGAGCTCGGCAATGCGACGGGCTTCGACTTCCAGCTGCAGGACCGCGCCGGCGTGGGGCACGCCAAGCTCATGGAGGCCCGCAACCAGCTGCTGGGCCTGGCGGCCCAGAACGCCAACCTCAAGGCCGTGCGCCCCAACGGCCTGGATGACCAGCCCGAGTACAACGTCCGGCTGAACCAGGACCGGGCCGGCGCGCTGGGCATCCCCCTGCCGGCCATCAGCGATACCCTCGCCAGCGCCTGGGGCGGCTCCTACGTGAACGACTTCATCAACCGCGGCCGGGTCAAGCGCGTCTACATGCAGGCCGACGCGCCCTTCCGCATGCAGCTGGAGGACCTGAACAAGCTCTATGTGCGGAACACCGCCGGCGCCATGGTCCCCTTCTCCGCCTTCTCCGCCGGAGAGTGGAGCTACGGCTCTCCCAATCTCCAGCGCTACAACAGCTTCCCCTCCGTGAACATCCAGGGTGAGCCCGCCGCCGGCAAGAGCACCGGCGACGCCATGCTGGCGATGGAGGACCTCGCCAAGAAGCTCCCCTCCGGCATCGGCTTCGAGTGGACGGGACTCTCCTACCAGGAACGGCAGGCCGGCGCCCAGGCCCCGGCGCTCTACGCCGTATCCATCCTGGTGATCTTCCTGTGCCTCGCGGCCCTCTACGAGAGCTGGACCATCCCCTTCTCGATCCTCCTGGTGCTCCCGGTGGGCGTCTTCGGCGCCGTCCTGGCCACCTGGGGCCGGGGCCTGTCCAGCGATGTCTACTTCCAGATCGGCCTGCTGACCACGCTGGGCCTCACCGCCAAGAACGCCATCCTCATCGTGCAGTTCGCCGAGGAGCAGATGGCCCAGGGCGCCGGCCTCCTCGAAGCGGCCATGGAAGCCTCCCGCCTCCGCCTCCGCCCCATCCTGATGACCTCCCTGGCCTTCACCTTCGGCGTGCTGCCCATGGCCCTCACCCGGGGCGCCGGCGCCGCGGCCCAGAACGCCATCGGCACCGGCGTGGTGGGCGGCATGCTGACGGCCACCTTCATCGCCATCTTCTACATCCCCCTGTCCTTCGTCCTGGTGAGCCAGCTGTTCAGGAAGAAGGCCCAGGAGCCCGCCCCGGCGCATGCCCCGGTTTCCGAGGAGGGGCAGCCATGA
- a CDS encoding efflux RND transporter periplasmic adaptor subunit yields the protein MQTPYRGGMVFLAAALVAMVLTVGCGKKEQAKATPEVAVVTLQPERVAITSELPGRTSAFLMAEVHPQVNGIVQQRLFTEGSDVKQGDVLYQIDPRPYQAAYDTAAAALARAEANLPAIRKRAERFKELLAVNAVGQQDYEDAAAGAKQAEAEVQALKAGAESARINLGYTRLTAPISGRIGKSSVTPGALAAAYQGPAFTTIQQLDQVYVDSPQSSAILLGIQRNLAANRIKGSADQAKVKLLLEDGTPYPLQGILKFSDVTVDPSTGSQILRMVFPNPRHILLPGMYVRAIVEEGVAEQAILVPQQGVTRDPKGNAIAMVVDGSDKVEQRTLKVDRAIGPKWLVLEGLHAGDRVILEGLQKVRPGVAVKVVPFGAKPAPAAAK from the coding sequence ATGCAGACCCCCTATCGAGGCGGAATGGTCTTCCTCGCCGCTGCCCTGGTGGCAATGGTGCTGACTGTCGGTTGCGGCAAGAAGGAACAGGCGAAGGCCACGCCCGAAGTCGCCGTGGTGACCCTGCAGCCCGAGCGGGTGGCCATCACCTCCGAGCTGCCCGGACGCACCTCCGCCTTCCTCATGGCCGAGGTCCATCCCCAGGTGAACGGCATCGTCCAGCAGCGGCTCTTCACGGAGGGGAGCGACGTGAAGCAGGGCGACGTCCTCTACCAGATCGATCCCAGGCCCTACCAGGCCGCCTACGACACGGCCGCCGCCGCCCTGGCCCGGGCCGAGGCCAACCTCCCCGCCATCCGGAAGCGGGCCGAGCGGTTCAAGGAGCTGCTCGCCGTCAACGCCGTGGGCCAGCAGGACTACGAGGACGCGGCCGCCGGCGCCAAGCAGGCCGAGGCCGAAGTCCAGGCCCTGAAGGCCGGGGCCGAGTCCGCCCGCATCAACCTCGGCTACACCCGCCTCACGGCGCCCATCTCGGGCCGCATCGGCAAGTCCAGCGTGACGCCCGGCGCCCTGGCCGCGGCCTACCAGGGCCCCGCCTTCACCACCATCCAGCAGCTGGACCAGGTCTACGTGGATTCCCCTCAGTCCAGCGCCATCCTGCTGGGGATCCAGCGGAACCTGGCCGCGAACCGGATCAAGGGCAGCGCCGACCAGGCCAAGGTGAAGCTCCTCCTGGAGGACGGCACCCCCTATCCCCTGCAGGGCATCCTGAAGTTCTCCGATGTCACCGTGGACCCCAGCACCGGCTCGCAGATCCTCCGCATGGTGTTCCCGAACCCGCGGCACATCCTGCTGCCGGGCATGTATGTGCGGGCCATCGTGGAGGAGGGCGTGGCCGAGCAGGCCATCCTGGTGCCGCAGCAGGGCGTCACCCGCGACCCCAAGGGCAACGCCATCGCCATGGTCGTGGACGGCTCCGACAAGGTGGAGCAGCGGACGCTCAAGGTGGACCGCGCCATCGGCCCGAAGTGGCTGGTCCTCGAAGGGCTCCACGCCGGGGACCGCGTGATCCTGGAAGGTCTCCAGAAAGTCCGGCCCGGCGTGGCCGTGAAGGTCGTGCCCTTCGGGGCGAAGCCCGCCCCCGCGGCCGCGAAGTAG
- a CDS encoding TetR/AcrR family transcriptional regulator — MNPSAVPPCPDTRDALLEAALACFAKYGYDATSIRLVASMAGKNSSLISYYFKGKEGLYREVFRYLLAHFAAKTGERDALEADRASDDSKDGDGDGRARLRTHIRRLLRELDAHFDTSDPLRVPASRLWLSELQSPRHEVKDLLQARMEPFVREARACLRAIRPDLSPAEVDFWGITLHGSCIHHALMSEIHCLAWTAADPSLALDAMAERLTDFTYHGLRQH, encoded by the coding sequence ATGAACCCCTCCGCCGTCCCACCCTGCCCCGACACCCGCGACGCACTGCTCGAGGCGGCCCTGGCCTGCTTCGCCAAGTACGGCTACGACGCCACCTCCATCCGGCTGGTGGCCTCCATGGCGGGCAAGAACTCCTCCCTGATCTCCTACTACTTCAAGGGGAAGGAGGGGCTGTACCGGGAGGTCTTCCGCTACCTGCTGGCCCATTTCGCCGCCAAGACCGGTGAAAGGGATGCCCTGGAGGCGGACCGGGCCTCAGACGATTCCAAAGATGGGGACGGGGATGGCCGGGCGCGGCTCCGCACCCACATCCGGCGGCTCCTCCGCGAGCTGGATGCCCACTTCGACACCTCGGATCCCCTGCGGGTGCCGGCCTCGCGGCTCTGGCTGAGCGAGCTCCAGTCCCCCCGGCACGAGGTCAAGGACCTTCTGCAGGCGCGCATGGAACCCTTCGTCCGTGAGGCCCGCGCCTGCCTCCGGGCCATCCGCCCGGACTTGTCCCCCGCAGAGGTCGACTTCTGGGGCATCACCCTCCACGGCAGCTGCATCCACCACGCGCTGATGAGCGAGATCCACTGCCTGGCCTGGACGGCGGCCGACCCGTCCCTGGCCCTCGACGCCATGGCGGAGCGCCTGACTGATTTCACTTATCACGGCCTTCGACAGCATTGA
- a CDS encoding outer membrane beta-barrel protein, translated as MKSSLSLAFCLTAALLASGPLSAQEIKFGLQGTLAYPTSDLGDRDLLDHSLGYGLGAHMVIGFPGGHAIVPRLDYTHFEKDHRKVQLLQLGADYNYFFSQQVNRGAYLGAGLGFGLAKFEMDLPGMRADDTPNAVHGSVSAGYMFTPNLGAELRYVHTKYEPELFGTKPEITSPTLNASFIYRF; from the coding sequence ATGAAATCAAGCCTAAGCCTGGCTTTCTGCCTCACGGCCGCCCTGCTGGCCAGCGGTCCGCTCTCCGCCCAGGAGATCAAGTTCGGCCTTCAGGGCACGCTGGCCTATCCCACGAGCGATCTGGGCGACCGGGACCTGCTGGACCACTCGCTGGGCTACGGCCTCGGCGCCCACATGGTGATCGGGTTCCCCGGTGGCCACGCCATCGTGCCGCGGCTGGACTACACCCACTTCGAGAAGGACCACCGCAAGGTCCAGCTGCTCCAGCTCGGGGCCGACTACAACTACTTCTTCTCGCAGCAGGTGAACCGCGGCGCCTACCTCGGGGCCGGCCTCGGCTTCGGCCTGGCGAAGTTCGAGATGGACCTGCCCGGAATGCGCGCCGACGACACTCCGAACGCGGTGCACGGCTCGGTCTCCGCGGGCTACATGTTCACTCCGAACCTGGGTGCGGAGCTCCGGTACGTCCACACGAAGTACGAGCCCGAGCTCTTCGGCACGAAGCCGGAGATCACCTCGCCCACCCTCAACGCGAGCTTCATCTACCGCTTCTGA
- a CDS encoding TetR/AcrR family transcriptional regulator, translating into MEPKAPDTRTSLLQAALVCFADHGFDGTSMRMIAEKAGRPLSLLSHYFGNKEGLYLEVFKYIFETSTPQSPHPAPGLDLDPRDRQGAVRLLREQIHFMYQQAAPDAAQARPFQDHRARLWVREFRSPRASLHPIIHEYLSPTADLIRKCIGVLRPELNAAQVAFLSATIMGQVAGHGTMSGLNKVLWGEYPPFGSHFQEAELLVEFCLQGLRTDLPAPHEG; encoded by the coding sequence ATGGAACCCAAAGCCCCAGACACACGCACGTCGCTGCTCCAGGCCGCCCTGGTGTGTTTTGCCGACCATGGATTCGACGGCACGAGCATGCGGATGATCGCGGAGAAGGCCGGGCGGCCCCTTTCGCTCCTGTCCCACTACTTCGGGAACAAGGAGGGGCTGTATCTCGAGGTGTTCAAGTACATCTTCGAGACGTCGACGCCGCAGTCGCCACACCCCGCGCCGGGCCTGGACCTGGATCCGCGGGACCGGCAGGGGGCCGTCCGCCTGCTGCGCGAGCAGATCCACTTCATGTACCAGCAGGCCGCTCCGGACGCGGCCCAGGCCCGGCCCTTCCAGGACCACCGGGCCCGGCTCTGGGTGCGGGAGTTCCGCTCCCCCCGCGCCAGCCTCCATCCGATCATCCACGAGTACCTCAGCCCGACGGCGGACCTGATCCGCAAATGCATCGGGGTGCTCCGCCCCGAACTGAACGCCGCGCAGGTGGCCTTCCTCAGCGCCACGATCATGGGCCAGGTGGCGGGCCACGGGACGATGTCGGGCCTCAACAAGGTGCTGTGGGGCGAGTACCCGCCCTTCGGCAGCCATTTCCAGGAGGCGGAGCTGCTCGTGGAGTTCTGCCTGCAGGGCCTGCGGACCGACCTGCCGGCCCCGCACGAGGGCTAG
- a CDS encoding DUF3187 family protein, which translates to MIRSSAAGLILALALPLVAKPEEAWPDPGPPSSRDLFPLNLVPLTYWPVGAQTVGQGRWRFSFQVTRSNTFEFSDLIKERLRRDASGRFTVDRAGAEAFAASLADEPLIYYFDAEVQRTELSFRYGLSPETDLALTLGWQSVDGGFMDGLIEGVHRLGFEQAGREAIARDQVTSVIIQNGQVVFFSQTAIRLHPVDPVVAVIHRLHESPGLTVSFLGALQVPATRFAGQFRSDWDSSAGLGFQWRPAGNLVVNGGAAYLRRGLKGGAAPNPFLIKDQIAGHLGWEWRGWTRVRPFLVLLYHDALTSQGPGATLDKPSVIHDVGVHVRLGPRTALTFSYINNITNHENTADMGLALRLAVRP; encoded by the coding sequence ATGATCCGAAGCAGCGCTGCAGGCCTCATCCTCGCTCTGGCCCTCCCCCTTGTCGCGAAGCCGGAGGAGGCCTGGCCCGACCCGGGCCCGCCCTCCAGCCGGGATCTCTTCCCGTTGAACCTGGTCCCGCTGACCTACTGGCCCGTGGGGGCGCAGACTGTGGGTCAGGGACGATGGCGGTTCTCGTTCCAGGTGACCCGCTCGAACACCTTCGAGTTCTCGGATCTGATCAAGGAGCGCCTGCGGCGGGATGCCTCCGGTCGCTTCACCGTGGATCGGGCGGGAGCGGAGGCGTTCGCCGCCTCCCTGGCGGACGAGCCGCTGATCTACTACTTCGACGCGGAGGTCCAGCGCACGGAGCTCAGCTTCCGGTACGGCCTGAGTCCGGAGACCGACCTGGCGCTGACCCTGGGCTGGCAGAGCGTCGACGGCGGCTTCATGGACGGGCTGATCGAGGGGGTCCACCGGCTCGGGTTCGAACAGGCGGGGCGGGAGGCCATCGCGCGGGACCAGGTCACCTCCGTCATCATCCAGAACGGCCAGGTGGTCTTCTTCTCGCAGACGGCGATCCGCCTCCACCCCGTGGATCCCGTGGTCGCCGTCATCCACCGCCTCCACGAGAGTCCCGGGCTGACCGTCAGCTTCCTGGGGGCGCTGCAGGTGCCCGCCACCCGGTTCGCCGGGCAGTTCCGCTCGGACTGGGACTCGAGCGCCGGTCTGGGTTTCCAGTGGCGTCCCGCGGGGAACCTGGTCGTCAACGGGGGGGCGGCCTACCTGCGCCGCGGCCTCAAGGGCGGAGCGGCCCCGAACCCCTTCCTGATCAAGGACCAGATCGCCGGCCACCTGGGCTGGGAGTGGCGCGGGTGGACCCGGGTGCGGCCATTCCTCGTCCTCCTCTACCACGATGCGCTCACCTCCCAGGGGCCGGGGGCCACCCTGGACAAGCCCTCCGTGATCCACGACGTCGGCGTGCATGTCCGCCTGGGCCCCCGCACCGCCCTGACCTTCAGCTACATCAACAACATCACGAACCACGAGAACACCGCGGACATGGGGCTGGCGCTGAGGCTGGCGGTGCGGCCGTAG
- a CDS encoding exonuclease domain-containing protein, translating to MAEINGLIRGFGFDHTVIWGRNPSAAFDGPKTPTAFEGVPAFQGKLDLSRHGLLLLADCETSGPDAERHRAVEVALLKVVVDRRPQGGSRLLGALDAYQGLQDPGPHPVNLFSMRVHRIPLGHLLGQVLDEGALDRVLSGVRIVVAHNASFDRRFLTKAIPALKGMFWACSYRGVDWREFGCPIANLKTLCRHFGLPVPGHRAAGDVAALYRLLEHTMPDGKTALRHLAEGLVSPEG from the coding sequence ATGGCCGAGATCAACGGTCTGATCCGGGGCTTCGGCTTCGACCACACCGTGATCTGGGGACGGAATCCGTCGGCAGCGTTCGATGGTCCGAAGACCCCCACTGCCTTCGAGGGTGTGCCTGCGTTCCAGGGGAAGCTTGACCTCAGCCGCCACGGCTTGCTGCTGCTGGCGGACTGCGAAACCAGCGGGCCCGACGCCGAGCGCCATCGGGCCGTGGAGGTGGCGCTTCTGAAGGTCGTGGTGGATCGCCGGCCCCAAGGGGGTTCCCGGCTCCTTGGCGCCTTGGACGCCTATCAGGGACTCCAGGATCCGGGGCCTCACCCCGTCAACCTCTTCTCGATGAGGGTCCACCGCATCCCCCTGGGGCACCTGCTGGGGCAGGTCCTGGACGAAGGTGCGCTCGACCGTGTGCTGTCTGGAGTCAGGATCGTGGTCGCGCACAATGCCTCGTTCGACAGGCGCTTTCTCACCAAGGCCATCCCCGCGCTCAAGGGCATGTTCTGGGCCTGCTCCTACCGCGGCGTGGATTGGCGTGAGTTCGGCTGCCCCATCGCCAACCTGAAGACCCTCTGTAGGCATTTTGGCCTTCCGGTTCCCGGCCACCGAGCGGCCGGCGACGTGGCAGCCCTGTACCGACTCCTGGAGCACACCATGCCCGACGGCAAAACGGCCCTTCGCCATCTGGCGGAAGGCTTGGTCTCGCCGGAAGGGTAG
- a CDS encoding BrxE family protein — protein MSAQYTSLQPLDFDRLLKLRLVVARVGELGLAGWWGTKDVLGSMGAMAYRRGFPRSHHWAQAKVVFEVARARCQERFPDPTAITLWSLPATVEEQFEHAWGRWIGENEAWKPFFDRLKEWKSPSLTEALKAFDLWSPGMDVATAQAAPATASLALGTFPSLDQASVDGLAVGFSFGQHGEPVVPFVRLQEA, from the coding sequence ATGTCAGCCCAATACACTTCCTTGCAGCCCCTGGACTTCGACCGCCTGCTGAAGCTTCGTCTTGTCGTGGCTAGGGTTGGGGAGCTCGGGTTAGCTGGCTGGTGGGGCACGAAGGATGTCCTCGGCAGTATGGGGGCCATGGCCTATCGGCGCGGATTCCCCAGGTCGCATCACTGGGCCCAGGCCAAAGTCGTCTTCGAGGTGGCGCGGGCCCGTTGCCAGGAACGCTTCCCAGATCCCACGGCCATCACCCTCTGGAGCCTACCGGCCACCGTTGAGGAGCAGTTTGAGCATGCCTGGGGCCGCTGGATTGGGGAGAACGAGGCCTGGAAACCCTTCTTTGATCGGCTGAAGGAGTGGAAGTCTCCCTCACTGACGGAAGCCCTGAAGGCCTTCGATCTGTGGTCCCCAGGCATGGATGTGGCCACGGCCCAGGCGGCCCCTGCCACAGCCTCCCTTGCGCTGGGGACCTTTCCTAGCCTCGACCAAGCGTCGGTGGATGGTCTCGCAGTGGGCTTCTCCTTCGGCCAGCATGGGGAGCCGGTGGTCCCCTTCGTGCGCCTTCAGGAGGCCTGA
- a CDS encoding BrxA family protein has protein sequence MAAPEATVSSYGVIKGPMVEETYACFRAWDWKLNQNENLKRLKEQNFVGAASVNWLRDVYKVLHSRFDPNGKDKPLTLLAQKDPGLESWKHLLLWHWAQDEYLLRMFLLDWLGPRLREGFVRFKPEDLLPALKKLWDKGGPVAEPWSEATTKRVATGLLKAAAIFGLMEGGTVKTLATYHLPEPCFIYALRFLLDREGSPRKAVEAPDWGIFLMDSQAVKQELLRLHQYRKLEYHAAGSLVELTLPHANLLDLVNGWS, from the coding sequence ATGGCGGCACCTGAGGCAACGGTCAGTTCGTACGGTGTGATCAAGGGCCCCATGGTCGAGGAGACCTACGCCTGCTTTCGGGCCTGGGACTGGAAGCTGAATCAGAACGAGAACCTGAAGCGCCTCAAGGAGCAAAACTTCGTGGGGGCCGCCAGCGTGAACTGGCTGCGCGATGTTTACAAAGTGCTGCACAGCCGCTTCGACCCCAATGGCAAGGACAAGCCGCTGACGCTCCTGGCCCAGAAGGATCCGGGTCTCGAATCCTGGAAGCACCTGCTCCTCTGGCACTGGGCCCAGGACGAGTATCTGCTCCGCATGTTCCTGCTCGATTGGCTTGGCCCCCGACTCCGGGAAGGCTTCGTGCGCTTCAAGCCCGAAGACCTCCTACCGGCCCTGAAAAAGCTCTGGGACAAGGGCGGCCCGGTGGCCGAGCCCTGGTCCGAGGCGACCACCAAGCGCGTGGCAACGGGCCTGCTGAAGGCCGCTGCCATTTTCGGCCTCATGGAAGGTGGCACGGTAAAGACCCTGGCGACCTACCACCTCCCGGAGCCTTGCTTTATTTATGCCCTTCGATTCCTGCTGGATCGCGAGGGTAGCCCGCGCAAGGCAGTCGAGGCCCCGGATTGGGGGATCTTCTTGATGGACTCGCAGGCCGTGAAGCAAGAGCTCCTGCGCCTCCATCAGTACCGGAAGCTGGAATACCACGCGGCAGGAAGCTTGGTGGAGCTCACGCTTCCCCACGCCAATCTGCTCGACCTTGTGAATGGGTGGTCCTGA
- a CDS encoding BREX protein BrxB domain-containing protein, with translation MAKPDPRPDISAYHDMPYAIFHYPPSEELAFRREMNLLATRLRNQAAKRVSVLSLAELLDKAVGSVMSWPELISDERTIGLPEVQDTLHQILSEEAPLPDLVASEMPQDPDPERDVVFLWRTGSLFPFYRTFALLEQLKGKVVAPTILCYPGSLDGPAGLRFMGQLEAEHNYRPKIF, from the coding sequence TTGGCGAAGCCGGACCCACGGCCCGACATCAGCGCCTACCATGACATGCCGTACGCCATTTTCCATTACCCCCCATCCGAGGAATTGGCCTTTCGACGCGAGATGAACCTGCTGGCCACTCGCCTGCGGAACCAGGCGGCCAAGCGCGTGTCCGTGCTCTCGTTGGCGGAGCTTCTGGACAAGGCTGTGGGTTCAGTCATGAGTTGGCCCGAGCTCATCTCCGACGAGCGCACCATCGGCCTACCCGAAGTGCAGGACACCCTCCACCAGATCCTCTCTGAAGAAGCGCCTTTGCCCGATCTGGTGGCCTCCGAGATGCCCCAGGATCCCGACCCCGAACGGGATGTGGTCTTCCTCTGGCGGACAGGCTCGCTGTTCCCGTTCTACCGGACCTTTGCCTTGCTGGAACAACTCAAGGGCAAGGTCGTGGCCCCCACCATCCTCTGCTACCCAGGTTCGCTGGATGGCCCGGCTGGATTGCGCTTCATGGGCCAGCTTGAAGCTGAACACAACTACCGACCCAAGATTTTCTAG